TGGACGAGATCTCCACAGCTTCACCCGACAGACGCACGGGCTGGCCGGGGCGGATGACGGGAGAAGCCAGGTCCTCCTGCTCAAGATTTGTGACCAGACTGACGGGAGACAGAGGGGAAGCAGCGCTCTGCAGCGCGAGAAGCTGTCCTTCTGTCTGTATATTTATCGTTTTGTTATATACAGAATGAACGATGCCGGAGGAACATTGACACAGGATATTGTCTGCATATGTGGAGGTATGTGTTATTAAACGATTCATAGCGCACGGGCTCCTTGAATGATAGTGGTGGCGGAGGCATTATGACAGACTCCAATCTAATAATAGATTCTATCAAATAATAGAATAAATTACAAAAAATAAATTAAATACGATTTAATTTTATACATATCAGACAAAAAAAGGTTATTTTTTCCCGTTTTCATGTCATTGTTTTTCCCTATACTATCTAATAGAATACAGAGTAAGAAATAAATGGTTAACCAGAGTATGATAAAAAAAAGACAATTTTACCTTTGACAAGGAGGAAAGCAATGTATGATTTAGTTGTAAAAAACGGGAAACTTGTAACCCCGGACAGGATTTACGAAGCTGATATCGCGGTGAAAGACGGAGTATACTCTGCCTTTCTTGCAAAAGGAACACAGACAGAGGCGAAAGAGGTCATTGATGCAGAGGGAAACTATGTATTCCCAGGCATTATTGACTGCCACGCGCATCTCAATGAACCGGGATTTGAGTACCGCGAAGACTTCGAGACCGGCTCCAGGGCCGCCGCTGTGGCAGGCTGTACATGTCTGATCGATATGCCTTTGAACAATGACCCTTCTCTTATGAACAAAGAAATCTTCGATTTGAAGATGGGACGGATCAGCAAGCATTCTGTAGTTGATTTTGCTCTGTGGGGAGGCATTGTAGGAGATTATGACAACGAGCCCGGCTCTGTAAAAAACAATATGAATGACCTTGTGGATCTGCATAAGTGCGGCGTTGCGGCGTTTAAAGGCTTTACATGCCCAAACGGCGACCTCTTTCCTACGGTAAATATGGGAAATGTAAGAAAAGCGCTGGAGATTCTGAAACCATACAATGCACTCTGCGGTTTTCACTGTGAAGAGTTCGGCCAGGTGCTGGAGCGCGAAAGAGAGGCAAAGGCGAGAGAGGGCAGAAGCAGTGAGGAGAAGATCAGAGATTTTCTCGACTCTCACGATGTATGGACAGAATACGTAGCAACGAAAAACGTGATCGATATGGCACGCGCCACGGGCGGACGAGTGCATATCTGCCATGTGAGCCATCCGATGGTCGCTCAGGTCGTAAAAGACGCTATCCACGAAGGACTCCCGGTTACGGCAGAGACATGTCCTCATTATCTCGGTTTTACGGAGGACTTTGTATTTGAAAAAGGCGCGCCGGCAAAATGCACGCCTCCGATGCGTAAGCAGGAGGATATGGAGAAGCTTTGGGATTATGTGCTCGACGGAACATTATCCTGTGTTGGAAGCGATCATTCTCCGGCCGCAGACGAAGAAAAAGATAATGCGGCAAAAGATATATGGCATGCATGGGGAGGCCTGAACGCTATCCAGTATTTCCTTCCTATGATGTTTGACATGACAGTGAACAAGAAAGGCTTAAGCCCGACACTCATCGCAAAAGTGATGGACTACAATCCTGCAAAGGTGTTCGGACTGTACGGACAGAAGGGGGCGTTTGAACTCGGCTTTGACGGGGATATCGTCATCGTGGATCCGGATAAGGAGTGGAAATGTACACAGGAGGAACTTCTTACAAAGGGACACGTTTCCTGCTTTGACGGACTGGAGGGGAAAGGCGCGCCGGTATGTACGATCATCCGCGGCAGAGTAGTCGCTGAAGGCGGAAGCTATAAAGAGGATGCCGTCGGTTACGGAAAGTATGTGACACCGGCAGACGCGAGATAACAAGAGAAGGAATGAAGGAGAAAGATTATGAGTGATGTTAAGAATGAAGTAAAGAAAGAATCAGGCTCACTGGCGCCGATTCAGGAAAAAGACCGTATTATGGGCTGGGGATCTTATCTTATGCTCTGGCTTGGCGGATGTATCTCTATCGGTACGCTGACGATGGGTTCCGCCCAGCTGGACAAAGGGCTTAACCTTATGCAGGTGTTTCTGGCAGTGCTGATCGGCTCCACCATTCTCGTCATCGGTATCTGTGCCAACGACCGGTTCAGTTACAAGTCGGGAGCGCCATATGCGATACAGCTTAAAAGTGCCTACGGCACAAAAGGGAATATCGTACCTGTAATGATCCGTGGACTGCCCGCGATCGTATGGTATGGGTTCCAGACATGGCTTGGAGGTTCTGCGATCAACCAGATATCGATCGCCATCTTCGGATATGACAACGTAGTATTATTCTTCATCCTGTTCCAGGTACTCCAGATCATACTGTCTGTGAAAGGGTTCCATGGGATCAAATGGGTCGAGAACGTGGGAGGCGTTGTCATCGTATGTGCAATGCTCTACATGCTCTATGTATGTGTTACCCAGTACTGGGGAGTTATCGGCGATAAGCTCATCAGCAGGGAAGGTTCCTGGGGGATGCCTTTCATCGCCGCTATCATAGCATTTTTCGGAAACAGTACGACCGTTATGCTCAATGCGGGAGACTACTCACGTGAGCTGAAAGGAGGATTCTCTGTAGGGAAGCGGGGGGTTGCGTACTTTATCGCCATGGTTCCTACCACTGTACTTCTCGGTCTGATCGGTGCGATGGCGTCTACGGCGACAGGTATCGCAAATCCGATCAATGCATTCTCCCAGATGGTTCAAAATAAGGTCCTTCTCGTCGCCACGCTTGGTTTTATCCTGTTCGCGCAGATGACGACAAACCTTGCGAGCAACGTAGTTCCGCCGGCCTACGCATTTATGGACGCATTTAAAATAAAGCACAGGACTGCGGTTATCCTCGTAGGCGTCCTTGCCGTATGTACATGTCCGTGGATCCTCACGAATGACAGTTCGGCGGCAGGACTGGATATGTTCGTCAAGATCTATACGGCCTTCTTCGGACCGATATTTGCGGTGCTGATCACGGATTACTATATTATGCACCGGGGGAAGATCGAGGGAGAGAAGCTTGATGATCTGTATAATGATAAAGGAAATCACGCCGGTGTCAACTGGGCGGCGATCATTGCAACCGCTGTAGGGGCAGTTATCGGTCTGATCAATGTAGACATTTCCTTCTTCACCGCCACAATACCGACAGGCCTGGTATACTATTTCTGTATGAAGAAGATGCCGTCCTGCGGTCGTTTCAGGAAAGGAAC
This is a stretch of genomic DNA from [Clostridium] hylemonae DSM 15053. It encodes these proteins:
- the allB gene encoding allantoinase AllB — encoded protein: MYDLVVKNGKLVTPDRIYEADIAVKDGVYSAFLAKGTQTEAKEVIDAEGNYVFPGIIDCHAHLNEPGFEYREDFETGSRAAAVAGCTCLIDMPLNNDPSLMNKEIFDLKMGRISKHSVVDFALWGGIVGDYDNEPGSVKNNMNDLVDLHKCGVAAFKGFTCPNGDLFPTVNMGNVRKALEILKPYNALCGFHCEEFGQVLEREREAKAREGRSSEEKIRDFLDSHDVWTEYVATKNVIDMARATGGRVHICHVSHPMVAQVVKDAIHEGLPVTAETCPHYLGFTEDFVFEKGAPAKCTPPMRKQEDMEKLWDYVLDGTLSCVGSDHSPAADEEKDNAAKDIWHAWGGLNAIQYFLPMMFDMTVNKKGLSPTLIAKVMDYNPAKVFGLYGQKGAFELGFDGDIVIVDPDKEWKCTQEELLTKGHVSCFDGLEGKGAPVCTIIRGRVVAEGGSYKEDAVGYGKYVTPADAR
- a CDS encoding NCS1 family transporter, with amino-acid sequence MSDVKNEVKKESGSLAPIQEKDRIMGWGSYLMLWLGGCISIGTLTMGSAQLDKGLNLMQVFLAVLIGSTILVIGICANDRFSYKSGAPYAIQLKSAYGTKGNIVPVMIRGLPAIVWYGFQTWLGGSAINQISIAIFGYDNVVLFFILFQVLQIILSVKGFHGIKWVENVGGVVIVCAMLYMLYVCVTQYWGVIGDKLISREGSWGMPFIAAIIAFFGNSTTVMLNAGDYSRELKGGFSVGKRGVAYFIAMVPTTVLLGLIGAMASTATGIANPINAFSQMVQNKVLLVATLGFILFAQMTTNLASNVVPPAYAFMDAFKIKHRTAVILVGVLAVCTCPWILTNDSSAAGLDMFVKIYTAFFGPIFAVLITDYYIMHRGKIEGEKLDDLYNDKGNHAGVNWAAIIATAVGAVIGLINVDISFFTATIPTGLVYYFCMKKMPSCGRFRKGTSLEK